Sequence from the Christiangramia fulva genome:
CCTGAAATTTCGATTATTGTCATCGCGATCGCTGCGGGAGCCTCTACCTTTTCTCACGTAAACGACAGTGGATTCTGGCTGGTAGGTCAGTATTTAGGCTTAACTGAGAAACAAACCTTTAAGACGTGGACGCTAATGACCGGGATCATTTCCTTCTCCGGATTGATCATGAGCCTGATAATCTGGTATATACTTTAAAAGAAAAAAGGTGAAGCAGAAAACTTCACCTTTTAAAAAATTATTTAACCTTTTTGCTTATCCTTCAGATTCAAGCATCGCAAAGAATTTATCCAGGTTGGGGATGATAACTATACGGGTTCTACGATTTTTTGCCATATTTTCTTTAGATGAATTATCTACAAGAGGCTGGTAGCTGCTTCTACCGGCAGCAATAAGTTTAGCCGGATCTACATCATATTTATCCTGAAGGATTCTCACCACAGAAGTCGCTCTTCTAACGCTAAGATCCCAGTTATCTTTTAAATAAGATTCAGGAACTACTTTACGATCATCGGTATGACCTTCGATCATAACCTCCATAGCTGGTTCGCTGTTGATCACTTCAGAAAGTTTTTTAAGCAGAGGTTGTGCTTTATTGCTTACCCGGGCACTTCCGCTGTTGAATAATAATTTATCTGAAACATTGATCATCACCACGGTTTCATCAACACTAATGTCGATATCATCTTCATCGGCACCTTCAGATATTTTCTTTTTTAAGTTATAAGAAACGGCAAGATTGATAGAATCTTCAAGAGTTTTAGCGCCTTTTACCTTTTCCGGATCCATCTTGGCGATGGTATTGCGCATATGCTCTTTGGTTTTCTGCGACATGACGGTAAGGTCATTCTGTTCGTACATTCCTTCGTTGGCTGTTCTTAAAGAATTGATCTTCGCATTGTACTCGGCCACACGCTGCTCGATCTTATTATATTTAGCTTCAATTTCGTCTTTTTCTACCCTAGTTTTTTGAAGCTCACTTTTCGTGTTATCCAGTTCACCTTCCAGTGCCACATATTTTTTCTTGGAGACACAGGAAGTCAGCATGGTTGCTGCTAAAATTGTTACAGTTATTACTCTTTTCATAATTGATTATTTTATGGTTCGGATTAATTTTTTTACCAAACTTCAAATGAATAGAAGCGAGAATAGTGCCATATAAAGGGGATTTCCATGTGACAGACTGGAAAGAAGTCCTTAATAATCAACGAAAATTCGATTAATACTTTGTAAAACAGCGATATATGGGGTTTTTGCTCTTTTGGAATGTGATAATGCCGGGAATAAAACTATGCTCAAAGATTTTTTGAAGCTGTAGGGTAATTTGTAGAAAACAAAAGTTGATTGTAACCAAATTCCACACTTTAATTCACAGGAACCCCTTATTTTTAGCTGATTTTAACAGAAGTTTACAACAAATTAAGTCTTTAGGTTTTCACATTATAGATGCTATACGATAACTTTGAGATTTAACAATTTCTGCTACTTGTCTAAAACGAAAAATCGCATCTATAAAATTCTCAGAATAATCGGAAAAATTATTCTGGGTATACTTATTTTTCTGCTTCTGGTAATCTTATTTATTCGAAGTCCCTGGGGCCAGAATATCATCAAAGATAAATTCATTTCAAATCTTGAAGACAAAACCGGTACAAAGATCAATCTGGATAAGTTGTATGTCAAGTTCAATGGAGATATTGCCCTTAAAGGACTTTATATTGAAGACAAGCAGGGGGATACTTTAATTTATTCCGAAAGCCTATCTGCTTCTGTCCCGATTATGCCAATTATTAAAGGGAAAAGTTTTAGTGTGGATGATGTGGACTGGCAGCATGTCGTGGCGAACATCAGCAGAAAAGATACTATTTCAGGTTTTAATTACGAATTCCTGATGAACGCCCTGGTCGCTACTGATACTACTCAAACCGCCAAAACAGATACTACCAGTGCGATGCCTGTTAATCTTGGCGACTTTGACCTTAAAAATTTCAGAGTAAGCTATAATGACCAGGTTGCGGGAATAGATTCTAAAATAAAGTTTGACACACTTGAAGTGGGATTTACGGAGTCTGATCTTCAAAAAATGGTTTTCCGCGCAGATAATGTCCATCTGGCCAATTCAAAGATCGATGTTGAGCAAACACATCAACCAGTACCAACCGATTCCTCCAGCGCTCCCATGCCTCTTTTAGCCTTTAATAACCTTTCTGTAAATGATGTGAAAATTAATTACAAGTCGCAGCCCGATTCTTTACAAACCGATATTAATGTTCAGAAATTAGTTCTGGAAAATTCTGTTTTCAATCTGAAGGAAAATAAAATTAATACCGATCTCCTCTCGCTGAAGAATTCAGGAATTGCGATGCAGATGAGACAGGAACCATCAGGGCAAACGCAACAACAGCCTTCAGATAGTGCTTTTGTGTGGCCTCCGTGGAAAATTAATGCTGATAAGATCAATCTTGAAAATGATTATTTTAACTATGTGGTGAATGGTGCGGAAGTGACAAAAGGCAATTTCAATCCTAATGCCGTAAAAATTGACAGCCTGGATCTTCAAGCCAGCAACCTCAGCTATGAGCCTCACAATATTAGTCTTGATGTTGAAGAACTTCAACTGGAAGAAGCCTCAGGCCTGGATGTAAATCGTTTTAATTTTAGTGCAAAACTTAATGATGAACGGCTTGTGGTTAAGGATTTGGATGCGGCCATTAATGGGAACAGTCTTCATGCGCAGCTTACTGTTAATTACTCAGATTTCAATGATTTTATTCAAAATCCTGGAAATGCTTATGTAACAGGACAGATCAATAATCTTCATCTTGATCTTTCAGATATTTATCGTTTTCAGCCATCGCTTCGTGAAAATCAGTATTTTAAGGCTTTGGCCTCCTCTCCAATTAATGGTGATCTTTCGGTAAAGGGAAAAATGGAAGATTTAAAACTGAATTCTTTGAATTTAAACTGGAGTAAAACTCATATTTCCGGTACTGGAACAATTACTAACATACAGGATCCTCAAAAGCTTCATTTCCAGTTGCCAAATACAAAAATCAAGAGCCGGCGAAGCGATATCATCAAATTTATTAATGAAGATAGTCTGGGTGTGAGAATTCCCGAAAACCTGAGCCTGACCGGAAGTTTTTCGGGAGATATGAATTCGATAAAAACCAATTCGGTTCTAAAAACTTCTGAAGGGACCTTAGATATTAAAGGGAATTTTACAAGCGGGGAAAAACTGGCATTTGATGCCGAGATAAAAGGAGATAGTATTGCTTTAGGCAGAATACTTCAAAATAAAGCTCTTGGAAATTTAAATATCAGCCTTGACCTAAAGGGAAAAGGAAGTAATATTTCTGATCTGGACGCTACTCTTAGCTCAAACATCAGCTCATTCGAGTATAATAATTATGATTTCAGGAATATTAGAATCCGGGGAAATATTGAAAACGGAAAAGGTCCGCTGGACCTTCGGTATAACGATGAGAACCTTGATATCGAAGCCCAAACAAACATTCAGCTTGACAGCGTTTCCCCGCGTATTGATTATACCGTTTATCTTGATGGAGCGGCTTTAGGTGATCTGGGAATAACCCAACGTAACATCAAGGCAGGTTTTGTTCTTAAAGGCTGGTATAAAGGTAATGCAAATTCCTACGAGGTTCAGGCCGAGATTGAAGATGGGGTGGCTGTTTTTAACAATAAAACCTACCTACTGGGGAATTTTAAAGCTTCAGCATTTGTTCAGCCGGATACTACCTCTGTACAGGTAGATAACCGGATGCTGGATCTTAATTTACAATCTAATGCCAGCCCGGTTCAAATTTCAGCAGCTATTAACAGGCATTTTAAACGATATATTTCAGATAATTTTAAACAGGATTCTATAGTAGAACCGGTAAATCTGAAACTTGATGCCAAAATCAGGGAAGCGCCAATACTTACCGAGGTCTTTTTAGTAAATCTTGAAGAAATCGATACCGTAGATGTAAATATTGATTTTAAAGAAGAAAAAAGAAGCCTTGACGCAATGGTTTCTGTGCCACATGCACGCTATATGGGATTTGTGGTAGATTCTCTGCAGCTGGATATGAATTCTGATGCTCAGGATATAAATTTCGAGTTCGCTTTTAACACCCTTAGTGGCGGCCCATTAGATATTAAAAACACTTTGTTGAAGGGAGAAGTGGAGCAGAGAAAACTAAATCTTGATTTCACCTCTACCTATGACGATAAAACCCTCGTTCATACTAATTCACAACTGAACTTCCAGGGAGATACTTTGGAATATCATATTGATCCTCAAAACCTTATTCTTAACGGCAATCCATGGAACATTGCAGCCTCTAATAAAATAGCTATTGACAGTAGTTATCTTGATTTTGAAGATTTCAGATTGAGCAGGAATGACCAGTATTTTCAAATTACCAATGCGAAAACAGGTGAGGAAGAACATCTTAAAATGGAATTCAATAACTTCAAACTCGCTACTTTCCTCAAATACCTTAATCCTGAAGATCAACTCGCCTCCGGAAATCTTAATGGAGACATGCTGTTGAAGGAACCTTTTGGAAAAACAGGACTTGTTGCCGACATGGCTATCAATCAATTTAAGGTAATGAAT
This genomic interval carries:
- a CDS encoding OmpA/MotB family protein; its protein translation is MKRVITVTILAATMLTSCVSKKKYVALEGELDNTKSELQKTRVEKDEIEAKYNKIEQRVAEYNAKINSLRTANEGMYEQNDLTVMSQKTKEHMRNTIAKMDPEKVKGAKTLEDSINLAVSYNLKKKISEGADEDDIDISVDETVVMINVSDKLLFNSGSARVSNKAQPLLKKLSEVINSEPAMEVMIEGHTDDRKVVPESYLKDNWDLSVRRATSVVRILQDKYDVDPAKLIAAGRSSYQPLVDNSSKENMAKNRRTRIVIIPNLDKFFAMLESEG
- a CDS encoding translocation/assembly module TamB domain-containing protein; translation: MSKTKNRIYKILRIIGKIILGILIFLLLVILFIRSPWGQNIIKDKFISNLEDKTGTKINLDKLYVKFNGDIALKGLYIEDKQGDTLIYSESLSASVPIMPIIKGKSFSVDDVDWQHVVANISRKDTISGFNYEFLMNALVATDTTQTAKTDTTSAMPVNLGDFDLKNFRVSYNDQVAGIDSKIKFDTLEVGFTESDLQKMVFRADNVHLANSKIDVEQTHQPVPTDSSSAPMPLLAFNNLSVNDVKINYKSQPDSLQTDINVQKLVLENSVFNLKENKINTDLLSLKNSGIAMQMRQEPSGQTQQQPSDSAFVWPPWKINADKINLENDYFNYVVNGAEVTKGNFNPNAVKIDSLDLQASNLSYEPHNISLDVEELQLEEASGLDVNRFNFSAKLNDERLVVKDLDAAINGNSLHAQLTVNYSDFNDFIQNPGNAYVTGQINNLHLDLSDIYRFQPSLRENQYFKALASSPINGDLSVKGKMEDLKLNSLNLNWSKTHISGTGTITNIQDPQKLHFQLPNTKIKSRRSDIIKFINEDSLGVRIPENLSLTGSFSGDMNSIKTNSVLKTSEGTLDIKGNFTSGEKLAFDAEIKGDSIALGRILQNKALGNLNISLDLKGKGSNISDLDATLSSNISSFEYNNYDFRNIRIRGNIENGKGPLDLRYNDENLDIEAQTNIQLDSVSPRIDYTVYLDGAALGDLGITQRNIKAGFVLKGWYKGNANSYEVQAEIEDGVAVFNNKTYLLGNFKASAFVQPDTTSVQVDNRMLDLNLQSNASPVQISAAINRHFKRYISDNFKQDSIVEPVNLKLDAKIREAPILTEVFLVNLEEIDTVDVNIDFKEEKRSLDAMVSVPHARYMGFVVDSLQLDMNSDAQDINFEFAFNTLSGGPLDIKNTLLKGEVEQRKLNLDFTSTYDDKTLVHTNSQLNFQGDTLEYHIDPQNLILNGNPWNIAASNKIAIDSSYLDFEDFRLSRNDQYFQITNAKTGEEEHLKMEFNNFKLATFLKYLNPEDQLASGNLNGDMLLKEPFGKTGLVADMAINQFKVMNVDLSTLTLKGNTSGFNNYDFEMQIFGGVADMDLTGSYVATDSTSVIDMNLDLNEVKMKALEGFTQGAVKNASGSFSGNISFDGTLQDPKYEGQINFDQAKFNLAFLNAAFVLPDEQLKLNNEAVYFNDFDIKDLNNNTLTVNGKITTENYLNPGFDLDIQAQNFNLLNSTKEDNDLFYGKAVVDVDAQVSGDLNLPVVDANVEINENTNFTYVVPEAEAEIKARDGVVIFVNKENPDDILTQREEVAYVVSGFDIYARVKIDEGATFSTILNPTTGDKFQVQGEGDLIFNMYPNGRISLTGIYNINDGFYEMSLYNLVKRRFDIADGSEISWSGDPYDAKLDVTAIYRVETSASSLMAPLSSGTDAGNITQYRRQYPFLVYLYIDGQLMEPKISFGLGMPEDARGEAGVVYSQVQQLSNQEDELNKQVFSLLVLNRFFPYSGSTGASGGTLAVARDNLNEALSDQLNMLSSRLLGESGIKLNFDVDSYTDYQGESAQNRTQLDINAQKAFLEDRLIVQVGSEVDIQGGNRPGQETSPVIGNVSIAYLLDEDGTWRLKAFRKNQYENVIDGQLIVSGISLVFTKEFNKFENLFAKAVIEESQKGSKKKEKNSETGNDKATENEN